In the Bradyrhizobium guangzhouense genome, one interval contains:
- a CDS encoding ABC transporter substrate-binding protein: MSPPHLRRALTAGLLASLVSILPARSETLDKVTFGTNWVAEAEHGGFFQAVADGTYKKYGLDVSIVPGGPNENNRMLLIAGKIDFFMAANTLMSFDAVANNVPVVTIAAMFQKDPQVLLSQPDAKVTKLEDLKPLTLFVSKEGMSSYFQWLKSEYGFSEKNVRPYNFNPQPFIANPKSAMQGYVTSEPFAVEKAAGFKPNVILLADAGFNTYSTLIETRRDIVEKKPDLVQRFVDASIVGWYNYIYGDNSAGNAMIKKLNPEMTDDLLAYSVAKMKQYGIVDSGDSLKAGIGAMSDERYTSFFNKMVKAGVVRSDLDFRKSYTLRFVNKGVGVELRPAKP; this comes from the coding sequence ATGAGCCCCCCTCATCTGCGGCGAGCGTTAACGGCGGGCTTGCTGGCCTCTCTCGTGTCGATCCTGCCGGCGCGCAGCGAGACCCTGGACAAGGTCACCTTCGGCACCAATTGGGTCGCCGAGGCCGAGCATGGCGGCTTCTTCCAGGCCGTTGCCGACGGCACCTACAAGAAGTACGGCCTCGACGTCAGCATCGTGCCGGGCGGGCCGAACGAGAACAACCGGATGCTGCTGATCGCCGGCAAGATCGATTTCTTCATGGCCGCGAACACGCTGATGTCGTTCGACGCGGTCGCCAACAACGTTCCCGTGGTAACGATCGCCGCGATGTTCCAGAAGGACCCGCAGGTGCTGCTGTCGCAGCCCGATGCGAAGGTCACCAAGCTGGAGGACCTCAAGCCGCTGACGCTGTTCGTCTCCAAGGAGGGCATGAGCAGCTATTTCCAGTGGCTCAAGTCCGAATATGGTTTCAGCGAGAAGAACGTCCGGCCCTATAATTTCAACCCGCAGCCCTTCATCGCCAATCCCAAGAGCGCGATGCAGGGCTATGTCACCTCCGAGCCCTTCGCGGTCGAGAAGGCCGCCGGCTTCAAGCCCAACGTCATCCTGCTCGCCGATGCCGGCTTCAACACCTATTCGACGCTGATCGAGACCCGCCGCGACATTGTCGAAAAGAAGCCGGACCTGGTGCAGCGCTTCGTCGATGCCTCGATCGTCGGCTGGTACAATTACATCTACGGCGACAATTCCGCCGGCAATGCCATGATCAAGAAGCTCAATCCTGAAATGACCGACGACCTGCTCGCCTATTCCGTCGCCAAGATGAAGCAATACGGCATCGTCGATTCCGGCGACAGCCTCAAGGCCGGTATCGGCGCGATGAGCGACGAGCGTTACACGTCCTTCTTCAACAAGATGGTGAAGGCGGGCGTCGTGAGGAGCGATCTCGACTTCCGCAAGTCCTACACGTTGCGCTTCGTCAACAAGGGCGTCGGCGTCGAGCTGCGCCCGGCTAAGCCGTAA
- a CDS encoding carbohydrate porin, translating into MRTAAALASGVLVLPAAGLAADLPLKARAAKTVYDWTGFYVGGHVGYGDAGFGPGTNPLPEQGALLPHSATGFSGGYQLGYNRQLANGVVLGIEADSTFTAPTDGPALARSPAPFNTTIDYVGTVRGRVGYAFDRFMPYVTGGVAWGHTHINVNDTDGVTPLFPVGHYQAGWTAGLGLEYAVSGNWTAKAEYEYVDLSRKSYDLSGFGLGSVNVDPRIHLFKLGLNYQFGDTPWMPAVGKPKLPESDDWNVHAQTTLLPQGYGPIHSPYASPQSLPGRGQFQATWTTTAFLGARLWDGGEIYFDPELAQGFGLNGTLGLAGFSNGEAQKAGAPFPKIRAQRYYLKQTFGLGGEQEAVEDGPNQLAGKHDVDRVTLIVGRFAVGDFFDGNSYAKDPRADFMNWAMWSSAAYDFPADLPGYTRGGVVELNRKDWAIRAGLFQVPSAPNSDLLTFKTGGSVVEFEERHTLLEQPGKLRIGVFANSGNTANYREVVDLAAANPALDINTITTADQRTRLKYGFYVNLEQQIVNDVGLFARASWNDGQNQILSFTDIDRSLSGGLSIKGSHWGRPDDTVGIGGAINALSSAHRDFLAAGGTGLLIGDGQLNYRTERILEAYYAYSVIKGVTLTGDYQLITNPAYNADRGPVSIFSGRLHAEF; encoded by the coding sequence TTGCGGACAGCCGCGGCGCTCGCCTCGGGTGTGCTCGTGCTGCCGGCTGCCGGCCTTGCCGCCGACCTGCCGCTGAAGGCGCGCGCCGCGAAGACCGTCTACGACTGGACCGGCTTCTATGTCGGCGGCCACGTTGGTTACGGCGATGCGGGCTTCGGTCCCGGCACCAATCCCCTGCCCGAGCAGGGCGCGCTGCTGCCTCACAGCGCAACAGGTTTCAGCGGCGGCTATCAGCTCGGCTATAACAGGCAACTCGCCAATGGCGTGGTGCTCGGCATCGAGGCCGATTCGACCTTCACGGCGCCGACTGACGGTCCTGCACTGGCGCGCTCACCGGCACCGTTCAACACCACAATCGACTACGTCGGCACCGTGCGCGGCCGCGTCGGTTATGCCTTCGACCGCTTCATGCCCTACGTCACCGGTGGTGTCGCCTGGGGCCACACGCACATCAACGTCAACGACACGGACGGCGTCACGCCGCTCTTCCCTGTCGGTCACTATCAGGCCGGATGGACGGCGGGCCTCGGTCTCGAATACGCCGTCAGCGGCAATTGGACCGCGAAGGCCGAATACGAGTATGTCGACCTCTCCCGCAAGAGCTACGACCTCAGCGGCTTTGGCCTCGGCAGCGTCAACGTCGATCCGCGTATCCATCTGTTCAAGCTTGGCCTGAACTACCAGTTCGGCGACACGCCGTGGATGCCGGCGGTCGGCAAGCCCAAGCTGCCTGAGTCCGACGACTGGAACGTCCACGCGCAGACGACTTTGCTGCCGCAAGGCTATGGACCGATCCATTCGCCCTATGCGAGCCCGCAGAGCCTGCCCGGCCGCGGCCAGTTCCAGGCGACATGGACCACGACGGCGTTCCTGGGCGCGCGGCTGTGGGACGGCGGAGAAATCTATTTCGATCCAGAGCTCGCGCAGGGCTTTGGCCTCAACGGCACGCTCGGCCTTGCCGGCTTCTCCAACGGCGAAGCGCAGAAGGCGGGCGCGCCATTCCCGAAGATCCGCGCGCAGCGCTACTACCTCAAGCAGACCTTCGGGCTCGGCGGCGAGCAGGAAGCGGTCGAGGACGGACCGAACCAACTGGCCGGCAAGCACGATGTCGACCGCGTCACGCTGATCGTCGGCCGCTTCGCCGTCGGCGATTTCTTCGACGGCAACTCCTACGCAAAAGACCCGCGCGCCGACTTCATGAACTGGGCGATGTGGTCGTCGGCGGCCTACGACTTCCCCGCCGACCTGCCCGGCTACACGCGCGGCGGCGTGGTCGAGCTCAATCGCAAGGACTGGGCGATCCGCGCCGGCTTGTTCCAGGTGCCGTCGGCGCCGAACAGCGATTTGCTGACCTTCAAGACCGGCGGCTCGGTGGTCGAGTTCGAGGAGCGCCATACGCTGCTCGAGCAGCCCGGCAAATTGCGTATCGGCGTGTTCGCCAACAGCGGCAACACCGCAAACTACCGCGAGGTCGTGGATCTGGCTGCGGCCAATCCGGCGCTGGATATCAATACCATCACCACAGCCGATCAGCGCACCCGGCTCAAATACGGCTTCTATGTCAATCTCGAGCAGCAGATCGTCAACGACGTCGGACTGTTCGCGCGGGCGAGCTGGAATGACGGCCAGAACCAGATCCTGTCCTTCACCGACATCGACCGAAGCCTGTCGGGCGGCCTGTCGATCAAGGGCAGCCACTGGGGACGTCCTGACGACACGGTCGGCATCGGCGGTGCCATCAACGCCCTGTCATCAGCGCATCGCGACTTCCTCGCAGCTGGCGGCACGGGCCTCCTGATCGGCGACGGCCAGCTCAACTATCGGACCGAACGCATCCTCGAAGCGTATTACGCTTATTCGGTGATCAAAGGGGTGACGCTGACCGGCGACTATCAATTGATCACAAACCCGGCCTATAACGCCGATCGTGGACCGGTCTCGATCTTCTCGGGCCGACTGCACGCCGAGTTCTAA
- a CDS encoding RNA polymerase sigma factor — protein sequence MTAADIDQAVRATVHATWRVVQPRLIATLSRMLRDVPLAEELTQDALVAALEAWPATGIPDNPGAWLMTSARRRALDHLRRGRLLSVKHDMLAREMLQEQEIVPDFDAALDDDIGDELLRLIFTACHPILSREARAALALRMICGLTTSEIARAYLVPEATISQRIVRAKRTLSNSGLAYETPSGEALSERLASVLEVVYLIFNEGYLAARGEEWLRPQLCDEALRMGRVLAGLAPDEPEVHGLVALMDLNASRAGARTDTNGDPVLLMDQDRTLWDWLQIRRGLRSLARAGELGGADGFYALQAAIAACHARAETAAATNWRHIAQLYAELAQLVRSPVIELNRAVAVGMAEGPQAGLDVLDAVACAPALATYHHLPAVRGDLLQKLGRLAEARQAFEAAAHLATNGRERGLMQRRAAALDARKI from the coding sequence ATGACGGCCGCCGACATCGATCAAGCCGTCCGTGCCACTGTCCACGCCACCTGGCGTGTGGTGCAGCCGCGGCTGATCGCGACGCTGTCGCGGATGCTGCGCGACGTGCCGCTCGCGGAGGAGCTGACCCAGGATGCGCTGGTGGCGGCGCTGGAAGCGTGGCCCGCCACCGGCATCCCTGACAATCCCGGCGCCTGGCTGATGACATCGGCGCGGCGCCGGGCGCTCGATCATCTGCGTCGCGGCAGGTTGCTGAGCGTCAAGCACGACATGCTGGCGCGGGAGATGTTGCAGGAGCAGGAGATCGTGCCCGATTTCGATGCCGCGCTCGACGACGACATCGGCGATGAATTGCTGCGGCTGATCTTCACCGCCTGTCATCCGATCCTGTCGCGCGAGGCGCGCGCGGCGCTGGCGCTGCGCATGATCTGCGGGCTGACCACGTCCGAGATCGCGCGCGCCTATCTCGTGCCCGAAGCCACCATCTCCCAGCGCATCGTTCGCGCCAAGCGGACGCTGTCGAATTCCGGTCTCGCCTACGAGACGCCATCAGGCGAGGCTTTGTCGGAACGCCTCGCTTCGGTGCTCGAAGTCGTCTATTTGATCTTCAACGAGGGCTACCTCGCGGCGCGCGGCGAGGAATGGCTGCGTCCGCAGCTCTGCGACGAGGCGCTGCGCATGGGGCGCGTGCTCGCCGGTCTCGCCCCGGACGAGCCCGAGGTGCACGGCCTCGTCGCCCTGATGGATTTGAATGCCTCGCGGGCCGGTGCGCGCACCGACACGAACGGCGATCCCGTTCTGCTGATGGACCAGGATCGCACGCTCTGGGACTGGTTGCAGATCCGCCGCGGCCTGCGTTCGCTCGCGCGCGCCGGCGAGCTTGGCGGTGCCGATGGATTCTACGCACTCCAGGCGGCGATTGCGGCGTGCCACGCCAGAGCGGAGACTGCTGCAGCGACAAACTGGCGGCACATCGCGCAGCTTTACGCCGAGCTGGCGCAGCTGGTGCGCTCGCCGGTCATCGAGCTCAACCGCGCGGTCGCGGTCGGCATGGCCGAGGGACCGCAAGCCGGCCTCGACGTGCTGGACGCGGTCGCCTGCGCGCCGGCGCTGGCGACCTATCATCATCTGCCGGCGGTTCGCGGCGATCTGCTGCAAAAGCTCGGACGGCTCGCAGAAGCGCGGCAGGCTTTCGAAGCCGCCGCGCATCTTGCGACCAACGGACGCGAGCGTGGGCTGATGCAGCGCCGCGCCGCCGCCCTCGACGCCCGGAAGATCTAG
- a CDS encoding AprI/Inh family metalloprotease inhibitor: protein MQILRAVAFAVAALLAAIGIAHAQDATTLKKEMVGQWELSTTERSKTCVVTMKGDAAAQGFKLELEPACKSALPFTKDIVAWNIKGLDIVRLQDASGESVIDFTEVEAGIFEGLRQGEGVYILQDLAAARSMAKSMDQMIGDWAMVRSNGQPICGLTLTNTEADQDNFQVFLKPKCDAAIAQFNPTQWRLERGQIILMSKSGEVWQFEADDNAQWRRVPDTADPLILLRQ from the coding sequence ATGCAAATTCTCAGGGCGGTTGCATTCGCCGTCGCGGCCCTTTTGGCCGCGATCGGCATTGCGCATGCGCAGGATGCGACGACCCTGAAGAAGGAGATGGTCGGGCAGTGGGAGCTCTCGACCACCGAACGCAGCAAGACCTGCGTCGTCACGATGAAGGGCGATGCCGCCGCGCAAGGCTTCAAGCTCGAGCTCGAGCCGGCCTGCAAGAGCGCGCTGCCCTTTACCAAGGACATCGTCGCCTGGAACATCAAGGGCCTCGACATCGTCCGTCTGCAGGACGCATCGGGCGAATCCGTGATCGACTTCACCGAGGTCGAGGCCGGCATCTTCGAGGGCCTCCGGCAAGGTGAGGGCGTCTATATCCTGCAAGACCTCGCGGCCGCCCGCTCGATGGCGAAATCGATGGACCAGATGATCGGCGACTGGGCGATGGTCCGGAGCAATGGCCAGCCGATCTGCGGCTTGACACTGACCAACACCGAGGCCGACCAGGACAATTTCCAGGTCTTCCTCAAGCCGAAATGCGATGCGGCCATTGCGCAGTTCAACCCGACGCAATGGCGGCTCGAGCGCGGCCAGATCATCCTGATGTCGAAATCCGGCGAGGTCTGGCAGTTCGAGGCCGACGACAATGCGCAATGGCGGCGGGTTCCCGATACGGCCGACCCCTTGATCCTGCTGCGCCAATAG
- a CDS encoding YciI family protein, whose protein sequence is MRFMYIVTSSQPMKGPSPALMEAMQKISEREIKAGRMIDNGGLMPLATGARVRIVDGELSVIDGPFIEAKEVVGGYAIFELRDKAEALAMAKEFMQLHLDHMPGWDGTCELRAFATPGVDGACEVDARSAVAAHA, encoded by the coding sequence ATGCGGTTCATGTACATCGTCACCTCCAGTCAGCCGATGAAAGGCCCGAGCCCTGCGCTGATGGAGGCCATGCAGAAAATATCCGAGCGGGAAATCAAGGCCGGCCGGATGATCGACAATGGCGGGCTGATGCCACTTGCGACTGGCGCGCGCGTGCGCATCGTCGACGGCGAGCTCAGCGTGATCGACGGTCCCTTCATCGAGGCCAAGGAAGTGGTCGGCGGCTACGCCATTTTCGAGCTGCGCGACAAGGCGGAGGCCCTGGCCATGGCCAAGGAGTTCATGCAGCTACACCTCGATCACATGCCGGGCTGGGACGGGACCTGCGAATTGCGGGCGTTCGCCACCCCGGGCGTGGACGGGGCCTGCGAGGTCGATGCCAGATCGGCCGTAGCCGCTCACGCCTGA
- a CDS encoding peptidoglycan-binding protein: MVSYESLKSGYENNWANLQIRPTRLAEANATARKAINGKATYQQVERLTGVPWCFVALCHYRESNFDFDTYLGNGEALHRVTSLVPKGRGPFASFVEGAVDALRIQNFVGAQDWCIARTLYRLECFNGLGYHARGVNSPYLYGGSTLYGPTEARAGKFVADHVFDPNYVDTQLGTAVILHAMMSQDSSIDFDGSPSIVPRSEPDEDVASSVLLMQQALNKLGTRPPLVEDGISGPKTKAAVSQFQQQNGLQDTGVLDGTTIAAITRAGIQPVQTPTLDLSQILSRLESLAQLLQGGAASQGGTTSGTVISGATTTVANDPISLLERLLALANNAAPATGPTPLGAPVAGPGLGPADQLKPIVDLLGTLLSKDSKPVLGQVNGALGETIGKMLDGKKTALGIGGSLITALLSAVTASPNAGGLAGLLGTIASAVPGLSQFALPISLALTAWGVLGKLEKWAQGTAPPPKVTS, translated from the coding sequence ATGGTGTCATACGAAAGCCTGAAGAGCGGGTATGAGAACAACTGGGCCAATCTCCAGATCCGGCCCACACGCCTGGCGGAGGCCAACGCAACGGCCCGCAAGGCCATCAACGGCAAGGCGACCTACCAACAAGTCGAGCGGCTCACAGGCGTGCCCTGGTGCTTCGTCGCGCTCTGCCACTATCGCGAATCCAATTTCGATTTCGACACCTATCTCGGCAACGGCGAGGCGCTGCATCGCGTGACATCTCTCGTTCCGAAAGGACGCGGCCCGTTCGCCTCGTTCGTCGAAGGCGCCGTGGATGCGCTGAGGATCCAGAACTTCGTCGGTGCGCAGGACTGGTGCATCGCGCGCACCCTGTACCGGCTGGAATGCTTCAACGGCCTCGGCTATCACGCCAGGGGCGTCAACTCGCCCTATCTCTATGGCGGCTCGACCCTTTACGGGCCGACCGAGGCGAGGGCCGGCAAATTCGTGGCCGACCATGTATTCGATCCGAACTATGTCGATACCCAGCTGGGCACCGCGGTCATCCTGCACGCGATGATGTCGCAGGATTCCTCGATCGATTTCGACGGCAGCCCATCCATTGTCCCGCGTTCCGAACCCGACGAGGACGTGGCGTCATCGGTCCTGCTGATGCAGCAGGCCCTCAACAAGCTCGGCACCCGGCCGCCGCTGGTCGAAGACGGCATCAGCGGACCCAAGACCAAGGCGGCGGTCTCGCAGTTTCAGCAGCAGAACGGCCTGCAGGATACCGGCGTGCTCGACGGGACCACGATCGCAGCCATCACGCGCGCAGGGATACAACCGGTGCAGACGCCCACCCTCGATCTGTCCCAGATCCTGTCGCGCCTGGAGAGCCTCGCGCAATTGCTGCAAGGCGGAGCCGCAAGCCAGGGAGGGACGACGTCAGGAACCGTAATATCCGGAGCGACAACGACAGTGGCCAACGATCCGATCAGCCTGCTCGAGCGGCTTTTGGCTCTCGCCAACAACGCGGCACCAGCGACTGGACCAACCCCATTGGGCGCTCCCGTTGCAGGACCTGGACTTGGACCTGCCGATCAGCTGAAGCCGATCGTCGACCTGCTCGGCACACTTCTCAGCAAAGACAGCAAGCCCGTGCTCGGCCAGGTCAACGGTGCGCTTGGCGAGACCATCGGCAAGATGCTCGACGGCAAGAAGACCGCGCTCGGCATCGGCGGCTCGCTCATCACCGCGCTGCTCTCCGCGGTGACCGCTAGCCCCAATGCGGGAGGTCTTGCCGGGCTATTGGGAACGATCGCGAGTGCGGTTCCGGGCCTGAGCCAATTCGCGCTCCCGATCTCACTCGCGCTCACCGCCTGGGGCGTGCTCGGCAAACTGGAGAAATGGGCCCAGGGCACCGCGCCGCCACCCAAGGTGACGAGCTAG
- a CDS encoding creatininase family protein, whose amino-acid sequence MTPSREWNEIRWADAALADTARWIAVLPLAATEQHGPHLPYETDVLIAEAYLARLRELMPAALPVTFLPVEPVGISTEHIDYPGTQTLPTEVALKRWTGIGEDIARRGVKKLVIITSHGGNSAAMMLVAQDLRAHQKLFVVTTSWSRLSAAEKLFPSDEVRHGIHGGAIETSIMLARYPDQVRTDAIADFPASSIAMEQQYRWLSTQRPAPFAWQAQDLNASGAVGNATLAVAAKGDQLLDQGARAFCELLAEVDNFDVSRLAKGPLG is encoded by the coding sequence ATGACGCCTTCCCGCGAATGGAACGAAATCCGCTGGGCCGATGCTGCTCTCGCGGACACCGCGCGCTGGATCGCGGTGCTGCCCCTGGCGGCGACCGAGCAGCACGGCCCGCATCTGCCATACGAGACCGACGTGCTGATCGCCGAGGCCTATCTGGCACGCCTGCGCGAGCTGATGCCCGCGGCGCTTCCGGTGACGTTCCTGCCCGTCGAACCGGTCGGCATTTCCACCGAGCATATCGATTATCCGGGCACGCAGACGCTGCCGACCGAGGTGGCGCTGAAGCGCTGGACAGGTATCGGCGAGGACATCGCGCGACGCGGCGTCAAGAAGCTCGTCATCATCACCAGCCATGGCGGCAACAGCGCAGCGATGATGCTGGTGGCGCAGGACCTTCGCGCGCATCAGAAACTGTTCGTGGTGACGACGTCGTGGTCGCGGCTGTCTGCTGCGGAAAAGCTGTTCCCATCAGACGAAGTGCGCCACGGCATTCACGGTGGCGCAATCGAGACCTCGATCATGCTGGCGCGCTATCCGGACCAGGTGCGCACTGACGCGATCGCGGATTTTCCCGCGAGCAGTATCGCGATGGAGCAACAATATCGCTGGCTCTCGACACAGCGGCCCGCACCCTTTGCCTGGCAGGCACAGGATCTCAACGCGAGCGGCGCCGTCGGTAACGCGACGCTGGCGGTGGCAGCAAAGGGCGATCAACTGCTCGACCAGGGCGCGCGCGCGTTTTGCGAGCTGCTGGCTGAAGTCGATAACTTCGACGTGAGCAGGCTCGCCAAGGGCCCTCTTGGGTAG
- a CDS encoding ABC transporter permease, which produces MNAQAPVPAKPSGAQSAVRLVLPVIVLAAGLAVWELVVRIREIPPYVLPAPSAIVLTLIKDRAVLSQSLATTLLTTLEGFIAASIGGIALALLFNQSKWVEYSLFPYAIVLQVTPVIAIAPLLLIYLEQQTAVVVCAFIVAFFPVLSNTTLGLNSVDRNLAGLFQLYGASPPQTLRFLKLPAALPYILGGLRIAGGLSLIGAVVAEIAAGTAGAGSGLAYRIAESGYRLNIPRMFAALLLLSLAGIVIYGVLALISHLVLRRWHESALGKET; this is translated from the coding sequence ATGAACGCGCAAGCCCCGGTCCCCGCAAAGCCATCAGGCGCACAAAGCGCGGTGCGCCTCGTGCTGCCCGTCATCGTGTTGGCGGCCGGCCTCGCCGTCTGGGAGCTCGTGGTCCGCATCCGGGAGATTCCGCCCTATGTGCTGCCGGCGCCGTCGGCGATTGTCCTGACGCTGATCAAGGACCGGGCCGTGTTGTCGCAATCGCTCGCCACCACGCTGCTGACGACGCTTGAGGGGTTCATCGCCGCAAGCATCGGCGGCATCGCGCTGGCGCTGTTGTTCAACCAGTCGAAATGGGTGGAATATTCGCTGTTCCCCTATGCGATCGTGCTGCAGGTGACGCCTGTCATCGCAATCGCACCGCTGCTGCTGATCTATCTGGAGCAGCAGACCGCCGTGGTCGTCTGCGCCTTCATCGTCGCGTTCTTCCCGGTGCTGTCCAACACCACGCTCGGGCTCAATTCGGTCGACCGCAACCTCGCCGGCCTGTTCCAGCTGTATGGCGCTTCGCCGCCACAGACCCTGCGCTTCCTGAAGCTGCCCGCGGCGCTGCCCTATATTCTGGGCGGCCTGCGCATCGCCGGCGGCCTGTCGCTGATCGGCGCCGTCGTGGCCGAGATCGCCGCGGGAACGGCGGGCGCCGGCTCGGGCCTCGCCTATAGGATCGCGGAATCCGGCTATCGCCTGAACATACCCCGCATGTTCGCAGCGCTGTTGTTGTTGTCGCTGGCCGGGATTGTCATCTATGGGGTGCTGGCGCTAATTTCCCACCTCGTTTTACGGCGCTGGCATGAGAGCGCGCTTGGAAAGGAAACCTGA
- a CDS encoding ABC transporter ATP-binding protein produces the protein MVESKPSSTVEASLTALAVSLRGVTKVYDNGVMALGPLDLAVRRGEFISLLGPSGCGKSTALRLIAGLSTASSGTVRVSRHEGELQPGHGIGFVFQEPTLMPWTSVRENVRLPLKLGGIAKAEGRARADAALASVGLADFADAFPRELSGGMKMRVSLARALVTDPDILLMDEPFAALDEITRFRLNNDLLALWRGLGKTVIFVTHSVFESVYLSQRVVVMTARPGRIQADIRIEAVEPRGEEFRTSAAYSDYCRRVSAALAPSYSGQSTL, from the coding sequence ATGGTAGAGAGCAAACCTTCGTCCACGGTCGAGGCCAGCCTGACGGCGCTCGCCGTCAGCCTGCGCGGCGTGACGAAGGTTTACGACAACGGCGTCATGGCGCTCGGTCCGCTCGACCTCGCGGTGCGCAGGGGCGAGTTCATCTCGCTGCTCGGCCCCTCCGGTTGCGGCAAGTCGACGGCGCTGCGGCTGATTGCGGGGCTCAGCACGGCGTCATCAGGCACGGTGCGGGTGTCGCGCCACGAAGGTGAGCTGCAGCCGGGTCATGGCATCGGCTTCGTGTTCCAGGAGCCGACCCTGATGCCCTGGACCAGCGTGCGCGAGAACGTGCGGCTGCCGCTGAAGCTTGGCGGCATCGCGAAGGCCGAAGGGCGGGCCCGCGCCGACGCAGCGCTGGCGAGCGTTGGGCTTGCCGACTTCGCCGACGCGTTTCCGCGCGAATTGTCCGGCGGCATGAAGATGCGGGTGTCGCTCGCCCGGGCGCTCGTCACCGATCCGGATATCCTGCTCATGGACGAGCCGTTCGCGGCGCTCGACGAGATCACGCGCTTCCGCCTCAACAACGACCTGCTCGCATTGTGGCGCGGCCTCGGCAAGACCGTCATCTTCGTCACCCATTCGGTGTTCGAATCCGTCTATCTGTCGCAGCGCGTCGTTGTCATGACGGCGCGGCCCGGCCGCATCCAGGCCGATATCCGCATCGAGGCCGTCGAGCCGCGCGGCGAGGAGTTTCGCACCTCGGCGGCGTACTCGGATTATTGCCGGCGCGTCTCGGCCGCGCTCGCGCCGTCCTATTCAGGGCAGTCGACACTATGA
- a CDS encoding VOC family protein has product MRLSNYLFFTTQCEPALAFYAACGLGSVTEIMRHGESGMPLRNPAMRGKIMHAKFEGPGVCFYASDNDDAEPMRGSAHLLVMDDQKATTDLFTRLADGGTVTTPLGIQPWGDYYGKLTDRFGVQWMLNCTLTRL; this is encoded by the coding sequence ATGCGCCTGTCGAACTATCTGTTCTTCACGACCCAGTGCGAACCGGCGCTTGCCTTCTACGCGGCCTGCGGTCTCGGCAGCGTCACCGAGATCATGCGCCACGGCGAGTCCGGCATGCCGCTTCGGAATCCGGCGATGCGCGGCAAGATCATGCACGCCAAGTTCGAAGGCCCGGGCGTCTGCTTCTATGCCTCGGACAACGACGACGCCGAACCCATGCGCGGCTCCGCCCATCTCCTCGTCATGGATGACCAGAAGGCAACCACCGACTTGTTCACACGTCTCGCCGACGGCGGCACGGTCACCACGCCGCTCGGTATCCAGCCCTGGGGCGACTATTACGGCAAGCTCACCGATCGCTTCGGCGTGCAATGGATGCTGAATTGCACGTTGACGCGTCTGTAG
- a CDS encoding 2-hydroxyacid dehydrogenase, whose product MSTGSISSDKIDLLIYGPARPILENGFSDHFVVHKAETHGDLERLTPAIRDKIRGVAVTYHTVRADRDSLSQLPKIEMVASFGVGYDHIDAKYAAEHNIIVTNTPDVLTEEVADVAMGLLISTVREFIKADRYVRSGLWQTQNYPLSVGSLRDRKVGIVGMGRIGQAIARRLDASLVPVVYHSRNPSKDVTYKHYPDLIEMAKAVDTLVVIVPGGASTNKMINAEVFKALGPRGVLVNVARGSVVDEQALVQALKSGTILAAGLDVFAAEPNVPDELKAMQNVVLLPHIGSASVVTRNAMDQLVVDNLKSWFSGKPPLTPVAETPFKGR is encoded by the coding sequence ATGTCTACCGGTTCGATTTCGTCCGACAAGATCGACCTTCTGATCTATGGGCCGGCGCGGCCGATCCTCGAGAACGGGTTTTCCGATCATTTTGTCGTGCACAAGGCCGAGACACACGGTGACCTCGAGCGATTGACGCCGGCGATCCGCGACAAGATCCGCGGCGTCGCCGTGACCTATCACACCGTCCGCGCCGACCGGGATTCGCTGTCGCAGCTGCCCAAGATCGAGATGGTGGCGAGCTTCGGCGTCGGCTACGACCATATCGACGCCAAATACGCGGCCGAGCACAATATCATCGTCACCAACACGCCCGACGTGCTGACCGAGGAGGTCGCCGACGTCGCGATGGGCCTTCTGATCTCCACCGTCCGCGAATTCATCAAGGCCGATCGCTATGTGCGTTCGGGCCTCTGGCAGACGCAGAACTATCCGCTCAGTGTCGGCTCGCTCCGCGACCGCAAGGTCGGCATCGTCGGCATGGGCCGGATCGGTCAGGCCATTGCGCGCCGGCTCGATGCCTCGCTGGTGCCGGTGGTCTATCACTCGCGCAATCCGTCCAAGGACGTCACCTACAAGCACTATCCTGATCTGATCGAGATGGCGAAAGCCGTGGACACGCTCGTCGTGATCGTGCCCGGCGGCGCCTCGACCAACAAGATGATCAATGCCGAGGTGTTCAAGGCGCTCGGCCCGCGTGGCGTGCTGGTCAACGTCGCGCGGGGTTCCGTCGTCGACGAGCAGGCGCTGGTCCAGGCGCTGAAATCAGGCACCATCCTCGCCGCCGGCCTCGACGTGTTCGCGGCCGAGCCGAACGTGCCAGATGAACTCAAGGCCATGCAGAACGTCGTGCTGCTGCCGCATATCGGTTCGGCCTCGGTGGTGACGCGCAACGCCATGGACCAGCTGGTGGTCGACAACCTCAAGTCATGGTTCTCCGGCAAGCCGCCGCTGACGCCGGTGGCCGAAACCCCGTTCAAGGGACGCTGA